Proteins encoded in a region of the Mycolicibacterium chitae genome:
- a CDS encoding TetR/AcrR family transcriptional regulator, translating to MGRVRAHRHDFGRLGGVVSLQHSADDRAPSTASPVEDADPLSRESSRRAEILTTAEALIATTGLRTSLQQIASAAGILTGSLYHHFASKEALLIELVRRYHADLAEVGAAGLRRLDAADATDVEDRIIELAADIARCAVRNRAALQMSFLEAPTESQELKDLLSRRPVAIQDAMVQTLRAGRWSGYLRADLDLAPLADRICQSMLHVGLDVIRCDAPADDVARVLCQILLHGLAAQPAEDRRLDRSAARAAADAALAQWGDSADPVAAARTDHPPSNGEAKADHIRRSARTVFARKGFELTTIRDIAAEAGLNAATVYRVIGAKDRLLGSIMQAFGDKIGAATVAALESDSTTVEKLDAVIWTHINAVLRFPDEWKIQLAWMRHAPSDNQSPAHSFGQRMQDLAELLVQGLDDGDLRVEPRPPLDLLARCVIDVLWVPENLIRDLGAEGALGMARDDVIRGVASRA from the coding sequence ATGGGACGTGTGCGCGCCCATCGGCACGACTTCGGCCGCCTGGGAGGTGTGGTGTCGCTGCAGCACTCCGCCGATGACCGGGCACCTTCGACAGCGTCACCGGTCGAGGACGCCGATCCGCTCTCGCGCGAGAGTTCGCGTCGCGCCGAGATCCTCACCACCGCCGAGGCCCTGATCGCCACGACGGGCCTGCGCACGTCGCTGCAGCAGATCGCCAGCGCCGCGGGGATCCTCACGGGAAGCCTCTACCACCACTTCGCCTCCAAGGAGGCGTTGCTCATCGAACTCGTGCGCCGGTATCACGCGGATCTGGCCGAGGTCGGCGCCGCGGGATTGCGCCGACTCGACGCCGCCGACGCCACCGACGTCGAGGACAGGATCATCGAACTCGCGGCGGATATCGCCCGCTGCGCCGTGCGCAACCGGGCCGCGCTGCAGATGTCCTTCCTCGAAGCCCCCACGGAGAGCCAGGAATTAAAGGACCTGCTGAGTCGGCGGCCCGTCGCGATCCAGGACGCGATGGTCCAGACGCTGCGGGCCGGGCGTTGGAGCGGATACCTGCGGGCGGATCTGGACCTGGCCCCGCTGGCCGATCGGATCTGCCAGTCGATGCTGCACGTCGGCCTCGACGTCATCCGGTGTGACGCGCCCGCCGACGACGTGGCCCGGGTGCTGTGTCAGATCTTGTTGCACGGCCTGGCCGCGCAACCCGCCGAGGACCGCCGCCTCGACCGCTCGGCCGCCCGCGCCGCCGCCGACGCCGCGCTGGCCCAGTGGGGCGACAGCGCCGATCCGGTGGCCGCCGCCCGGACCGACCACCCCCCGTCGAACGGCGAGGCGAAGGCCGACCACATCCGCCGGTCGGCGCGTACGGTGTTTGCGCGCAAGGGTTTCGAGCTGACCACCATCCGTGACATCGCCGCCGAGGCCGGTCTCAATGCCGCCACGGTGTACCGGGTGATCGGCGCCAAGGACCGGTTACTGGGGTCCATCATGCAGGCCTTCGGCGACAAGATCGGCGCGGCCACGGTGGCCGCGCTGGAGTCGGATTCCACCACCGTCGAGAAGCTCGACGCCGTGATCTGGACCCACATCAACGCGGTCCTGCGGTTTCCGGACGAATGGAAGATCCAGCTCGCCTGGATGCGCCACGCCCCATCCGACAACCAGAGCCCCGCGCACTCCTTCGGGCAGCGCATGCAGGATCTGGCGGAACTGCTGGTGCAGGGGTTGGACGACGGCGACCTGCGGGTCGAACCGCGGCCGCCGCTGGATCTGCTGGCCCGCTGCGTGATCGACGTGCTGTGGGTACCGGAGAACCTGATCCGCGATCTCGGCGCCGAGGGCGCCCTGGGGATGGCCCGCGACGACGTGATCCGGGGCGTCGCCAGCCGCGCCTGA
- a CDS encoding amidohydrolase family protein, which yields MNMNDFVLVSVDDHLVEPPDMFEGHIPDKYKDDVPKLIQRADGTDAWVFEGQEATNVGLNAVAGRPPDEYGAEPTKLSEIREGCYDIHERIRDMNANGVAAALNFPSYPQFCGQYFARAQDKDLGLAVLRAYNDWHIDEWCGAYPGRMIPQALPPIWDPQLMADEVRRVARKGCHAVTFSENPTKLNYPSLHDPHWDPFWQACSDENTVVNLHIGSSSSVVITSVDAPVDTMMTLQPMSIVQAAADLIWSPTLRRWPDLTFALSEGGIGWVPYFLERIDRVYTMHRAWTHQNFGGKLPSEVFLERIALCFIDDGFGVESRHKLNLDMVTWECDYPHSDSTWPLAPESLSLYLDGVPDVEVDKITHQNALRLYSFDMFAHHRKEDLTVGALRAQATDVDLGFRSSERLKKTGTDTVTVLDLAAKLPT from the coding sequence ATGAACATGAATGACTTCGTGCTGGTCTCGGTCGACGATCATCTGGTGGAACCGCCGGACATGTTCGAGGGCCACATCCCGGACAAGTACAAGGATGACGTACCCAAGCTGATCCAGCGCGCCGACGGCACCGACGCCTGGGTCTTCGAGGGGCAGGAGGCGACGAATGTCGGCCTCAACGCCGTGGCGGGCCGGCCGCCCGACGAGTACGGCGCCGAGCCGACCAAGCTCTCCGAGATCCGCGAGGGCTGCTACGACATCCACGAACGCATCCGCGACATGAACGCCAACGGGGTCGCGGCCGCCCTGAACTTCCCGTCGTATCCGCAGTTCTGCGGCCAGTACTTCGCCCGCGCCCAGGACAAGGATCTCGGGCTCGCCGTGCTGCGGGCCTACAACGACTGGCACATCGACGAATGGTGCGGTGCGTACCCGGGGCGGATGATCCCGCAGGCGCTGCCGCCGATCTGGGATCCGCAACTCATGGCCGACGAGGTGCGGCGGGTCGCCCGCAAGGGCTGCCACGCCGTGACCTTCTCGGAGAACCCGACCAAGCTGAACTACCCGTCGTTGCACGATCCGCATTGGGATCCGTTCTGGCAGGCGTGCAGCGACGAGAACACCGTGGTCAACCTGCACATCGGGTCGTCGTCGAGCGTGGTGATCACATCCGTGGACGCCCCCGTGGACACGATGATGACGCTGCAGCCGATGAGCATCGTGCAGGCCGCCGCGGACCTGATCTGGTCGCCCACGCTACGCCGGTGGCCCGACCTGACCTTTGCGTTGTCGGAGGGCGGGATCGGGTGGGTGCCCTACTTCCTCGAGCGCATCGACCGCGTGTACACGATGCACCGGGCCTGGACGCACCAGAACTTCGGCGGCAAGCTGCCCAGCGAGGTCTTTCTGGAGCGGATCGCGCTGTGCTTCATCGACGACGGCTTCGGCGTCGAGAGCCGGCACAAGCTCAACCTCGACATGGTCACCTGGGAATGCGACTATCCGCACTCAGATTCGACCTGGCCGCTGGCACCGGAGTCGCTGTCGCTGTATCTGGACGGGGTCCCCGACGTCGAGGTGGACAAGATCACCCATCAAAATGCGTTGCGGCTCTACAGCTTCGATATGTTCGCCCACCACCGCAAGGAGGATCTGACGGTTGGTGCCCTGCGCGCCCAGGCCACCGATGTGGACCTGGGCTTCCGCTCCTCGGAGCGGTTGAAGAAGACCGGCACCGACACCGTCACGGTGCTCGATCTGGCGGCCAAGCTGCCGACGTGA
- a CDS encoding cytochrome P450 yields the protein MTDFDTMDFFTDETLVPDPYPYFDHLRSKCPVTNATPFNVLAVTGYEEALAVYKDQSFSSCVSVAGPFSGLPFGPGDSDDVSELIEQHRGQVPMAEHITTEDPPVHTRTRALLNRLITPKRLSENEDFMWRLADQQLDTFLERGTCEFLTDYAKPFSLLVIADLLGVPAEDHEEFKAAFALSQVGELGQEAPTDHNPLSWLNEKFYGYIEDRRRTPRGDVLTELAQAKHEDGSTPDIEHVMNLSTFLFAAGTETTTKLVSAAVRIIGENPHFETELRDDRSRIPSFLEETLRVESPVKAHFRMARTTTKLGEVEVPAGTTVMVLPGACNRDERKFPDPDTFRPDRANVREQIAFIRGVHSCPGAPLARAEGRVSLNRILDRMRDITISEEHHGAADNRHYSYEPTFIMRGLSELNITFKPLD from the coding sequence GTGACCGACTTCGACACGATGGATTTCTTCACCGACGAGACCCTGGTCCCGGACCCGTACCCCTACTTCGACCACCTGCGCTCGAAGTGCCCGGTCACCAACGCCACGCCGTTCAACGTGCTCGCGGTGACCGGCTACGAGGAGGCGCTGGCCGTCTACAAGGACCAGTCCTTCTCGTCGTGCGTCTCGGTGGCCGGGCCGTTCTCGGGCCTGCCGTTCGGGCCGGGGGATTCCGACGATGTCTCCGAGCTGATCGAGCAACATCGCGGTCAGGTGCCGATGGCCGAGCACATCACCACCGAGGACCCGCCGGTGCACACCCGCACCCGCGCGCTGCTCAACCGGCTGATCACCCCGAAGCGCCTCAGCGAGAACGAAGACTTCATGTGGCGGTTGGCCGACCAGCAACTGGACACCTTCCTCGAACGCGGGACCTGCGAATTCCTCACCGACTACGCGAAGCCGTTCTCGCTGCTGGTGATCGCCGACCTGTTGGGCGTGCCCGCCGAGGATCACGAGGAGTTCAAGGCCGCGTTCGCGCTGTCCCAGGTCGGCGAGCTGGGACAGGAGGCGCCGACCGACCACAATCCGCTGAGCTGGCTGAACGAGAAATTCTACGGCTACATCGAGGACCGCCGACGCACACCGCGCGGCGATGTACTGACCGAGCTGGCCCAGGCCAAACACGAGGACGGCTCGACACCGGACATCGAACACGTGATGAACCTGTCGACGTTCCTGTTCGCCGCCGGCACCGAGACCACCACCAAGCTGGTCAGCGCCGCGGTGCGCATCATCGGCGAGAACCCGCACTTCGAGACCGAGCTGCGCGACGACCGCAGCAGGATTCCGTCCTTCCTCGAGGAGACGCTGCGGGTGGAGAGCCCGGTCAAGGCGCACTTCCGGATGGCGCGCACCACAACGAAGTTGGGCGAGGTGGAGGTGCCGGCCGGCACCACGGTGATGGTGTTGCCCGGCGCGTGCAACCGCGACGAGCGAAAATTCCCGGATCCCGACACCTTCCGGCCCGATCGCGCTAACGTCCGGGAACAGATCGCGTTCATTCGGGGCGTGCACTCCTGCCCGGGAGCGCCGCTGGCGCGCGCGGAGGGCCGGGTATCACTGAATCGGATCCTCGACCGGATGCGCGACATCACCATCTCGGAGGAGCACCACGGAGCGGCGGACAACCGGCACTACAGCTACGAGCCCACGTTCATCATGCGCGGGCTCAGTGAACTGAACATCACCTTCAAACCGCTCGACTGA
- a CDS encoding mycofactocin-coupled SDR family oxidoreductase, which yields MTGKLSGKVAFITGAARGQGRAHALAMAREGADIIAVDICRDIASNPYPLATPDDLAETERSVKELGRRIVARVADVRERHELRDALEAGVADLGRVDIVVANAGILPMAMGNPDPMGFVDASDVDLVGVMNTVAVAVPHLPDGSSIIVTGSTAGMIRGTTTSPDMGPGGAGYGWSKRVVIEYVEEMSLHLAPKMIRVNAIHPTNCNTHLLQNEGMYGVFRPDLKAEGKTATREDAEPLFSLFQAMPIPYVEPEDMAHLGVFLASDESRYITGQQIRVDAGSLLKWPNGPGG from the coding sequence ATGACCGGAAAGCTCAGCGGCAAAGTCGCTTTCATCACCGGGGCGGCGCGTGGTCAGGGCCGCGCACACGCGCTGGCGATGGCGCGCGAGGGCGCCGACATCATCGCGGTCGACATCTGTCGCGACATCGCGTCCAACCCCTATCCGCTGGCCACGCCCGACGACCTGGCCGAGACCGAACGCTCGGTCAAGGAACTCGGCCGCCGGATCGTGGCCCGCGTCGCCGATGTCCGTGAGCGCCACGAACTCCGGGATGCCCTGGAGGCGGGCGTGGCCGACCTGGGCCGGGTCGACATCGTCGTCGCCAACGCCGGCATCCTGCCCATGGCGATGGGCAACCCGGACCCGATGGGCTTCGTCGACGCCTCCGACGTCGACCTGGTCGGCGTGATGAACACCGTGGCCGTCGCGGTCCCGCACCTGCCCGACGGCTCGTCGATCATCGTGACCGGTTCGACGGCCGGCATGATCCGCGGCACCACCACCAGCCCGGACATGGGCCCCGGCGGGGCCGGCTACGGCTGGAGCAAGCGCGTGGTCATCGAGTACGTGGAGGAGATGAGTCTGCACCTGGCGCCCAAGATGATTCGCGTCAACGCGATCCATCCGACGAACTGCAACACGCACCTGTTGCAGAACGAGGGCATGTACGGGGTGTTCCGCCCGGACCTGAAGGCCGAGGGCAAGACGGCCACCCGCGAGGATGCCGAACCGCTGTTCTCGCTCTTCCAGGCGATGCCCATCCCCTACGTCGAACCGGAGGACATGGCCCACCTCGGGGTGTTCCTGGCCAGCGACGAGAGCCGCTACATCACCGGTCAACAGATCCGGGTGGACGCCGGGTCGCTGCTCAAGTGGCCCAACGGCCCCGGCGGCTAG
- a CDS encoding TetR/AcrR family transcriptional regulator — translation MPQGRSTNRRSTGEKSAPRRAPGEARRLLLEAARDLFARRDYRSTTTREIAEAAGVTEYLLFRHFGSKAGLFREALVLPFTNFVDEFGATWQAVVPEETDEKELARQFVGRLYDVLVDHRGLLLTLVAADGLSEEDIESAGIADIRRALTLLGGISGEGMSLRGMHSGQPDLPAHSTVAMIVGMVALRSTFFGNSPPPREAIVDELVQAILHGFLHRQD, via the coding sequence GTGCCCCAGGGACGTTCGACCAACAGACGGTCGACGGGAGAGAAGTCGGCCCCGCGTCGGGCGCCCGGCGAGGCCCGTCGGTTGTTGCTCGAGGCCGCGCGTGACCTGTTCGCCCGCCGGGACTATCGCAGCACCACGACGCGTGAGATCGCCGAGGCGGCCGGTGTCACCGAATACCTGTTGTTCCGCCACTTCGGATCGAAGGCCGGGCTGTTCCGGGAGGCACTGGTGCTGCCGTTCACCAACTTCGTCGACGAGTTCGGCGCGACGTGGCAGGCCGTCGTCCCCGAGGAGACCGACGAGAAGGAACTGGCCCGGCAGTTCGTCGGCCGCCTCTACGACGTCCTGGTCGACCACCGCGGCCTGCTGCTGACCCTGGTCGCCGCCGACGGCCTCAGCGAGGAGGACATCGAGAGCGCCGGCATCGCCGACATCCGGCGCGCGTTGACGCTGCTCGGCGGGATCAGTGGCGAGGGGATGAGTCTGCGCGGAATGCATTCGGGGCAGCCGGATCTGCCCGCGCACTCCACGGTGGCGATGATCGTCGGGATGGTGGCCCTGCGTTCGACGTTCTTCGGGAACAGTCCGCCGCCGCGGGAAGCCATCGTCGATGAACTCGTGCAGGCCATCCTGCATGGCTTCCTGCACCGGCAGGACTGA
- a CDS encoding spirocyclase AveC family protein yields MNVSVDFLITAGVTFAYVGGLAFLLIGIYLSYRRGRLHPLLLLSISAISFSWIEAPYDWAVYAQFPPALPRMPSWWPLDMTWGGLPSAVPVGYIAYFVLPAVIGAALGRWVAKKFQWRRPQTLLAVGFAVGFCWAFVFNALIGARLGLFYYGYVIPGLGLWEGTKNQYPIYDSIAMGVQMMTFTYLLGRTDAQGRNVLDMLADKLSKTKLQSALVSVVAAIVVGHAVYGSVFAPHLVTKLNGWVTSGPTEQLFPGVPNQPQ; encoded by the coding sequence GTGAACGTCAGCGTCGATTTCCTGATCACCGCCGGCGTCACGTTCGCCTACGTGGGCGGCCTGGCGTTCCTGTTGATCGGCATCTACCTGAGCTACCGGCGCGGCCGACTGCATCCGCTGCTGCTGCTGTCCATCTCGGCGATCTCGTTCTCCTGGATCGAGGCGCCCTACGACTGGGCGGTGTACGCGCAGTTCCCGCCCGCGCTGCCGCGCATGCCGTCCTGGTGGCCGCTGGACATGACCTGGGGCGGGTTGCCCTCGGCGGTGCCGGTCGGCTACATCGCCTATTTCGTGCTCCCGGCCGTCATCGGCGCCGCGCTGGGCCGGTGGGTGGCCAAGAAGTTCCAGTGGCGCCGGCCGCAGACCCTGCTGGCCGTCGGGTTCGCCGTCGGCTTCTGCTGGGCGTTCGTGTTCAACGCGCTGATCGGCGCGCGCCTCGGGCTGTTCTACTACGGGTATGTCATCCCCGGCCTCGGACTCTGGGAGGGCACCAAGAACCAGTACCCGATCTACGACTCGATCGCCATGGGCGTGCAGATGATGACCTTCACCTACCTGCTGGGGCGCACCGACGCCCAAGGCCGCAACGTCCTGGACATGTTGGCCGACAAGCTGTCCAAGACCAAGCTGCAGTCAGCACTGGTCTCGGTGGTGGCGGCCATCGTGGTCGGGCACGCGGTCTACGGTTCGGTGTTCGCACCGCACCTGGTGACCAAGCTCAACGGCTGGGTGACCTCGGGTCCCACCGAGCAGCTGTTCCCCGGCGTCCCCAACCAGCCGCAATGA
- a CDS encoding cytochrome P450, translating into MTDLYYDPFDFEIDDNPYPVWKRMRAEAPLYYNEKYNFYALSRYDDVAQALPDWQTYRSGRGTTADILFSGIEVPPGILLFEDPPLHDLHRRLLSRVFTPRRMLAVEDLVRGFCARALDPLVGEDGFDFVVDLGAIMPMRTIGYLLGIPEEGQEQIRARTDKNISVGEDVGDVSATVFAESLALFAEYIEWRATHPSDDLMTELLNAEVEEPDGTRRQLERTEVLAYTAMIAGAGGETTARLIGFMGEQLGKHPDQRRELVADPSLIPSAVEETLRYDPPSPVQARYVAADVELYGQVITEGSYMLLINGSANRDESRYTDPDRYDIHRKGGHLSFGQGIHFCLGAALARLEARVAFEEVLKRWPDWEVDYSRTRMAHTSSVRGWAQLPVRTR; encoded by the coding sequence ATGACCGACTTGTATTACGACCCCTTCGATTTCGAGATCGACGACAACCCGTACCCGGTGTGGAAGCGCATGCGGGCCGAGGCTCCGCTGTACTACAACGAGAAGTACAACTTCTACGCGCTGAGTCGGTACGACGATGTGGCGCAGGCACTGCCGGACTGGCAGACCTACCGTTCGGGCCGGGGCACCACCGCCGACATCTTGTTCAGCGGTATCGAGGTGCCGCCCGGCATCCTGCTGTTCGAGGACCCCCCGCTGCACGACCTGCACCGCCGCCTGCTGTCGCGGGTCTTCACGCCGCGACGGATGTTGGCGGTCGAGGATCTGGTCCGCGGATTCTGCGCGCGCGCACTGGATCCGCTCGTCGGCGAGGACGGGTTCGACTTCGTCGTCGATCTAGGCGCGATCATGCCGATGCGGACCATCGGCTATCTGCTCGGCATCCCCGAGGAGGGCCAGGAGCAGATCCGCGCCCGCACCGACAAGAACATCTCGGTGGGCGAGGACGTCGGCGACGTCAGCGCGACGGTGTTCGCCGAGTCGCTGGCCCTGTTCGCCGAGTACATCGAATGGCGGGCCACCCACCCGTCCGACGATCTGATGACCGAGTTGCTCAACGCGGAGGTCGAGGAACCCGACGGCACCCGGCGGCAACTCGAACGCACCGAGGTGCTGGCCTACACCGCGATGATCGCCGGTGCGGGCGGGGAGACCACGGCCCGGCTCATCGGGTTCATGGGCGAGCAGTTGGGCAAGCACCCCGATCAGCGTCGCGAACTCGTCGCCGATCCTTCGCTGATCCCCTCGGCGGTCGAGGAGACGCTGCGCTACGACCCGCCGTCGCCCGTGCAGGCGCGCTACGTGGCCGCCGACGTCGAACTCTACGGACAGGTCATCACCGAGGGCTCGTACATGCTGCTGATCAACGGATCGGCCAACCGCGACGAGTCCCGCTACACCGACCCGGACCGCTACGACATCCACCGCAAGGGCGGACATCTGAGCTTCGGGCAGGGCATCCACTTCTGCCTCGGCGCGGCGCTGGCCCGGCTCGAGGCGCGGGTCGCGTTCGAGGAGGTGCTCAAGCGCTGGCCGGACTGGGAGGTCGACTACTCCCGTACGCGCATGGCGCACACCTCGAGCGTGCGCGGCTGGGCACAACTCCCGGTCCGGACGCGCTGA
- a CDS encoding NAD(P)H-dependent amine dehydrogenase family protein — protein MTAPLRVVVWATGGVGSIAIDAIGRRPDLDLVGVWVHSPDKVGRDAGELAGGAPTGIRATDDAAALIALQPDCVVYTASGPERDAAAVPDYVRLLEAGINVVSTSSTTLVYPPSFYSPQWREQLAAAATAGNASFYVSGIFPGFGSDQLALLLTTQSKSIRRITVTEVALNDHYPVADIMMDGMGFGRPLDFQPMLETPGFIEMAWRAPIALMADALGAQVSEVRGSLDRAVTDRDLEVAFGTIPAGTCGAVRTRARGVVDGDERIVVEHIIRMARDVAPEWPTSDADATYRVDIDGDPDVHCAMTLGAAEGHGAGRAAMTATAMRVVNAIPYVVAAKTGLLSSLDMPNTLPRHAFD, from the coding sequence ATGACAGCACCGCTGCGAGTCGTCGTCTGGGCCACCGGCGGAGTCGGGTCGATCGCCATCGATGCCATCGGCCGCCGTCCGGACCTCGACCTGGTGGGCGTGTGGGTGCACTCGCCGGACAAGGTGGGCCGCGATGCGGGGGAGTTGGCCGGCGGCGCACCGACCGGGATCCGTGCCACCGACGACGCCGCGGCGCTGATCGCCCTGCAACCCGACTGCGTGGTCTACACCGCCAGCGGGCCGGAACGCGACGCCGCGGCCGTCCCGGATTACGTTCGCCTGCTGGAGGCCGGCATCAACGTCGTCTCGACCTCGTCGACCACGCTGGTGTACCCGCCGTCGTTCTACTCTCCGCAGTGGCGCGAGCAGTTGGCGGCCGCGGCGACCGCGGGCAACGCGTCGTTCTACGTGTCGGGGATCTTCCCGGGGTTCGGGTCGGATCAGTTGGCGCTGCTGCTGACCACGCAGTCCAAGTCGATCCGCCGGATCACCGTCACCGAGGTCGCCCTCAACGACCACTACCCGGTGGCCGACATCATGATGGACGGCATGGGATTCGGCCGACCGCTGGACTTCCAACCCATGCTCGAGACGCCCGGATTCATCGAGATGGCCTGGCGCGCACCGATCGCGCTGATGGCCGATGCGCTCGGCGCCCAGGTGAGCGAGGTGCGGGGCAGCCTGGACCGCGCGGTCACCGACCGGGACCTCGAGGTCGCGTTCGGCACCATCCCCGCCGGCACCTGCGGCGCCGTGCGCACCCGGGCCCGGGGCGTGGTCGACGGGGACGAACGCATCGTGGTCGAACACATCATCCGGATGGCGCGCGACGTCGCGCCCGAGTGGCCGACCTCGGATGCGGACGCCACCTACCGGGTGGACATCGACGGCGACCCGGATGTGCACTGCGCCATGACGCTCGGGGCCGCCGAGGGGCACGGCGCCGGTCGGGCCGCCATGACGGCCACCGCCATGCGGGTGGTCAACGCCATCCCGTATGTCGTGGCGGCCAAGACCGGCCTGCTGAGTTCGCTGGACATGCCGAACACGTTGCCGCGCCACGCCTTCGACTGA
- a CDS encoding LLM class flavin-dependent oxidoreductase: protein MLIFRFDMRAPGGAGIADLYAAALDMCAWAETRGAVLAVLSEHHGADDGHLPTPLLLASAIAARTTQLAILLAAVPLPLWDTVRLAEEMAVLDILSRGRVSYALGVGHRAEEYDLFGLDYRRRGAVADDQLPVLLALLRGQTVEHGGRTFRVTPQCATPGGPHVVIAGGSRAAARRAARHGLGFISQTADEGLVEYYESCCRAAGTTPGPVQLPVPGAPTAVFVADDVDKAWHEIGEYLLHDAIAAASYRPDDDTVASISRAGTVAELREPGGPYRILTEAEAVEYLRAGRPLPLLPLCGGMPPEIAWPYLERAAAASAAARQTT from the coding sequence ATGCTCATCTTCAGGTTTGACATGCGGGCGCCCGGCGGCGCCGGGATCGCCGACCTGTACGCGGCCGCCCTGGACATGTGCGCCTGGGCGGAGACCCGCGGTGCGGTGCTGGCGGTGCTGTCCGAGCACCACGGCGCCGACGACGGCCACCTGCCCACCCCGCTGCTGTTGGCCTCGGCGATCGCCGCGCGAACCACGCAGTTGGCCATCCTGCTCGCCGCGGTGCCGCTGCCGCTGTGGGACACGGTCCGGCTCGCCGAGGAGATGGCCGTCCTCGACATCCTCAGCCGCGGCCGGGTGTCCTACGCGCTGGGCGTCGGACATCGCGCCGAGGAATACGACCTGTTCGGACTCGACTACCGGCGACGCGGCGCCGTGGCCGACGATCAGTTGCCGGTGCTGCTGGCGCTGCTGCGCGGGCAGACCGTCGAGCACGGCGGCCGCACCTTCCGGGTGACGCCGCAATGCGCGACGCCGGGCGGCCCGCACGTGGTGATCGCCGGCGGCAGCCGCGCCGCCGCACGCCGCGCGGCCCGCCACGGGCTGGGCTTCATCTCCCAGACGGCCGACGAGGGACTCGTCGAGTACTACGAATCCTGCTGCCGGGCAGCCGGAACCACTCCCGGACCGGTGCAGCTGCCGGTGCCGGGCGCGCCGACCGCGGTCTTCGTCGCCGACGACGTGGACAAGGCGTGGCACGAGATCGGCGAGTACCTGCTGCATGACGCGATCGCGGCGGCGAGCTACCGGCCCGACGACGACACGGTCGCGAGCATCTCGCGGGCGGGCACCGTCGCCGAACTGCGGGAGCCGGGCGGACCGTACCGGATCCTCACCGAAGCGGAGGCGGTCGAGTACCTGCGCGCGGGCCGGCCGCTGCCGTTGCTCCCGCTGTGCGGCGGCATGCCGCCGGAGATCGCCTGGCCCTACCTGGAGCGGGCCGCGGCAGCCAGCGCGGCCGCTCGGCAAACCACCTGA